ccttcttcagaacacattttccttcattgaccacaccctaggtgccatgtttctactttctcggttcttgtgtctcgttacatgcatagactccgcagTAGGACAAAAGTATGCATGAATCCAACAAGATCAACCAACTCCATATCACaacacaagtaatacaagcaattcatgtatgcatgctcataacttctttgaaatatcaaaatacaaatacttcgtatTAAATGGTAGCGATTATTCTtttcaacatacggttctatgttatacgttgagttagtggacgagggactctaccttacttcttggtgGTAGTGATGACTATGAAAGGTAAGTCGGCTATCAGGCGGAGTAACCTCCTACAGAAAgctcccggtagcttcgaaagagaaggtttCTTTTGAAACTCGATATtaactaaactacttaaactttttggatcgaagggtggtcgggtggcggtttagtggcagctttggatgagtttcttgaagaacacaagaagaactcaagaacaagaagaacaaagcaagaacaaaagaattctagagagaagttggagcaagaagtgaaggtgtgagttgaaacttggaatgacttgctatttataggccaaggcataccctctctctctctcaaggccgccccccccccccccccccccccccccccccccaaatctCAACTTTAAATCAACTAGATAGCTTGAAAGATAGGCTATGGATTTGCTTGTACAACTCTTTCCTAGGTttaggcatgcaaggctagatttttgtaccttggatgggattatggaagatttggtggaaagaaaaatagtttgtacaagattttgtgatttaatcaaacaaagaaaGGACAATTGGGAGgtagattttggctaggaagaaagataCACCCAATGATTTGAAATATGAAGAAGATCATGggaggtacaaccaaatctccttcctttcttcttcctctctctctctctcctatctctctctttccctttcggcacctctctctctctctatctctcctagtacactatataaacaagaaagaataagtaaaaagtaCCAACGTactagatttacaaaatcaaatattcccttaaaataatctaattaggcacatgttatAATAAACTAATGAATTATGTACTAaacaaatctagggttttgatacaTGTATACAAATACCCAATATTCAAATATAtaagtggtaccaagtacccaattaaataataggctaggattctcctcatgaaaataataataaagtacttgTATTagtttattcaataaagtactttagaaatctagggtttagatataccccaatattttaatgcataaaatcacatggaaaatccatacttgattatttaaacaaaaccttgtactttgttggaagattagtgctattacccaatgggtaatagtttccctagcggttaataaccaatggacaataaGAGGTGGGAGAATATttaataaacaatgcatatttgtACTTGCACATGTGTTTATAAACCCATATAATACTATATCCATGTACTAATCAacatattttaataggaggcctattgtccaatggacaaagattaccctaacatctattgaccaatgggtaaaggcaaaaggttcatctagtaactaggtgagtttgggtgcttggttcctccaatgAGTCGGTTGAGAAACTAACTCTattggccaagtagggtttctaaTCAAGAGTTATTACTTCTAAATGACTAGAATCTAAAGACGACagattactgaaagtaaaaataagtaattcaaataaaattcaaatatttaacgaaatttttactgacaaAAAATCAAGGCTGTTACAATAGAATTTGGAGATTGAAAATATTCTCAATCCAGCAAGATTGAGAAAATTCTCAATTATTTAGATTACAAAATATACTAGACACTGTTGagtgttcggtttgggttttgagagtAGTTAtttagagtaatgagtggagaaagagagatagagaaaatttatagGAACCGTGCGCAAGGATTTTAAGAACCAAAATGAATATgcgaagtggtggtggtagaaaCTCTTTTTATGTTATGGGTGGTGGTGAAACAATGGTGACAATGGTGGTGGAGCGCCAGagaggtggttgtggtggtgataGTGCGTGAATGACGGTAGGGGTGGTGAAGGTGCGATTGTGAAGTGATAGTGGTAgaagtggaggtggtggtgaagtTAGTGAGATGACGAATGTGAAGTGATAGTGGCGAGGTGAGGTTGTACTGATAGTACTAGTGGGGGTGGAGGGCTGGTGGTAACGTGGTGGTCAAATGATGGTGGAAGCCGAGGTATGATATTCGTagtagtggtgatggtgatggtgatggtgatggtgttAGAGGGGTAGTGATGGCAGCATAATGGTTGTGAAGTGATAAGGTAAACCGTGTAGGTGGGCCAATGATGAATATTAAGTGATTGAtaaaattctcaattttcttGATTGATAATATTCCCAATGAATTTTGGGTGGCAATTGAGATGGTGATCTTGAAGTGGTGGCGGTGTTAGTGTGTTCGAGATGCAGGTGTAAAATGATGGTGGTACAGGTGGTGACGGCGGTCAACGAGTGATAGCGATGGAGCGACAATGATGGTAGAAGTTTGGTGGTGAAGTGAGAGTGATGGAATTAGTGTAGTTGTAATAACAATATTTGGCAAGATGGTTAGCAGGTGGATAAAGAATATATGGATGCGCCTAGGGCGCACTCGAATTGCGCCAAAGGCGCATTACATTTGTTGAAAGTTTGAAACACTTACATGCGCTTGGAGCTCACCAAAAATGCGCCTAAATGGTTGCGCCGGACGCACTCAAAATTGCGCTTGAGGAGCATGCGCATTACATGAAACGCTTACATGCGCCCCACAAAAAATGTGCCTAAATAGATGTGCCTGGGGCCACACTCAAATTGCGCCTTAGGAGCATTCGCATATGTCGAAATGCTGacatgcgcccggggcgcacaaAAAATGCGCTTAGGGCGCACTCAAATTGCGCCTAAGGAGCATTAGATGCGCATTACATTTGTTGAAACACTTATATGCGCCCGAGGAGGTCAAAAAATACGCCTAAATGGATGCGCCTGGGGCACACTTGAATCGCGCCTAAGGAGCATTAGATGCGCATTACAATTGTGCCAGAGGCACATTACATCTGTTGGAACACTTACATACTCCCGGGGCACACCAAAAATGTGCCTAAGTAGCATTACGCCAGTAGAGAACATACACGCCCGGGGACGCAGATTGGCTCCTGAGGCGCGTTACATgagtaaataatttttggatGTGCCCCAAGCACATTAGATCTCTTGCAATACCATCACCTACCCGCAAATCAtttcatcaccaccaccactaccaccaccaaaTCTCCACCACTACCAACATCCCAAAAACTATCATTtaaccaccaccatcacaaccGTCCCCCCTTTACCACCGCCAACAACGCCTAtgctcattttctttctttctcgaACGAAAGAGAAAACGCATTTCACTTTTTGCTTgctttctgtaattttttttttaaattgactGTCCGTCCGTCCCTAAGGTCCAACACCACCGCCAACTCCCAATCACCATCTTTCTACCGCTACTACCACAACATCTGCCATGAATACACCTCCACTACTGCCACCACCTGCACACCATCATTTTACCACCACACATCCTCCCTAACTCCCCACCAACACCATTGCCCTCATTTCACTTTACCACCCCCACCTACACACCAACACTTCAGCGCCACACCTCCACCCTATCACTATGCCCACATTTCACCACCATCGCCACTTACTTTAAAACCATTATCTTACTACCACCATCATTTCTCTACCTCCTCGTCCCCTACACCACCATTACTACCACACTTCCACTTTACCACCATTGTTGCCACCACAACTCTACCCAATCACTATTGCCATCATCTATCCACGTCCACCACTTAAACACCATAACCTACCACATTATAATCACAATTTATATTGCTACTCAACGTATCGAGAATACTCTCTATTCATAAAtcttagaatttttattttctcaaggTTAAAATTAAGTGTCACCACTTCAAAACCATCACCTACACACCACCACCATAGAAATCACGTTGAAAATATTCACCTCCACCCCACATAAAAATTTCGTTGACAATATTCTTAGTACACAAAGTTTAAAATATTCTCAATCTTTTTGGACCGAGaatattcttatttttccaTATATGAAAAAatccatagttttttttttgtcaaaatatttgAACTAAAAGAATTCTTATTAAACTAAGAATCCTcagtttcaaaaaatttcattagtaAAAATTACTACCAAATGATAAACCATGTCCGTCGGTTATGATTCGGGTTTGGATACGACAACTGTAAAATCCAGATCAAATCAAGCCGTAAAATCCAGATCAAATCAAGCCGTTGCCAACTTGCCATAGAAGAAACCCTAAACAGAAACCCAGAACCCTTGGCCTTTGTcaaaaacgaagaagaaaagagagtaGCAGCACAGCAAGCGAAAACCACTGCGATGACTTCAAGGGAACAAACAATGAAGAATATCCCTCTTCTGCTGATTGGCTGTGGAGGGGTTGGACGTCAACTCCTCCAGCACATCGTCTCCTGCAGATCCATTCATGCTAAACAGGTGCGTATCtacaaacaaaattgaaatttgAGATTGAGGTTCTGTTATATATCGAAATTTCTGTACATGTATGTATTTATGTATTGCTGTGTTTAGATGTGTGTATATCTAATAAGTCACATAATAATGCGCGGGTGCGAGTgtgaaagcttcttttaaagaTATCCCAAAGTACTAAAATTTACAAAAGTGAGTATTGAGAGGGCGAGTGCAGATCAAGGATTGCGAGCGGAAGCGGAGGACTtatgaaggattatgtgactagaGTTCgtggcacacgcgatgcgtgcaaattagaagaaaaaatcaTTTGGGTGGAGTTAAATAAGTTTATTAGGAGGTACAAAGATATTTAATGGCCCAAATAATTCTTaacaatcaaataaaatcaTTAGATCAAAAAGCAAATAACAGaatgtatatatttttcaaaccTGTCCATAAAACTTATCTGACAATGGGATTTATAAATAATATCTTTAACTCATCAAAATTTCCCACGCGCATACACACAAATCAGCATAAGCTGCATAACAGACAATGCTTTCTCCTATCTCTGAAAGTacgaagaaaaataaaagaagaaagaagattcTTACATGGTGGTAATTACTTCACTCTGTCTCTTCTTAATTTGTTCGTTTTATTGGTCTCGATTTGAAGTAGTTACATGTCAAATGCATACACATAGAAGCAAGACTGGATTTGATGATTGTGGGAAGATGGTGGACAGTTAACTCCTAGTCCCTTGAAAAGTGGTAGcacaaaattcaaatcttgGTCTTATCTAATTACTAACCTACCCAAAGCAGTTATGAGAAACAAAAGCAATTGAAGTGTCAATCTAAGAGTGTTTGAGGGACAATGACAAATATTGGGAGACACCAAAcgggtgctctccctttatatattggAAAAGATGTTTTTACTATTCAGCACTCAATGTGTGTGCACGTGCTCGTGTTCTCTCTGATAGAAAGTGCCACTGTTTCTGCTTTTCGCTACTAGACGGTAAGGATATCATAATTTTGTGCGAATGCACTGTCCCGCAGTGTTGGTTCCAAAAGTTTTAAGCAGTGCTAGCTTAAACACACGTGAATATGTGTTTTGTGAAACTTAAAGGACACTTACGAACTTACTAACTCAGAAACTCTTTCACAGCTCACAAGCCTTGCATGGTCTGCCCCATGTTCGTTTGTAATATTGTTTATGCAGTTTTACAAATGGCTCCGGCGATTTAGATATTATGGAATCGCCTTTAACGctattttgtcattttcaatgtgTATCTGGAAACAACCGTTAATCCACCAATTTCACAGTTGTCTCAGACACATATCTTATGGAAATTTGCcccaaaaaattaactaaaGCTGCTAGCACTGGTTTTTTTCGCTGGTGCTCCAAACTGTTGGGCAAACTAGTTTTACATTCTTcagaaattttgacaaatttctGGAAGCTGCTGGTGTGAAGTGAACACGTTAATCAATATGTGGCGCTGCTCTTGTCTGTGGGACATCTCCTGTTGGGGCCTGTTTGCTCAGCTTACTAAAATCATGGCTTTGAATCTTAGAGGTAAAAGATCACAAGTGCAGGACAATCACAGTTGataaatgagtttttttaaggaaatgaaagtaaagtggaggtaaaaatgaggtcaaaaaaatggaaaaagaaaaagatggaaggaaacaaaatagaagGTTGTGCAACGGTATCACATATTTTTGCTCTCTGAGGGAATTTCATATTAGTTAAATTGTGGTTCTGTTGAGTGCACTCCAATTGCCATAGAATTGTTATGACTCCATTGACCAGTGATGGATGGATGACCATCCATACTTCGGAGTGGATTTCTCTTCAATCACTTGAGGTCAAATTTGGTCGATTTATAATGGCTTTGCTGGCTAAATAGGACAATTCTAGTGTATTACTGCAGACTAAGATGGCCACTGTGTTTTTCGTATTGGTCCCATGAAGAAAGAGAATTGGGAATGCGAGGAAAATGAAGGGATACCGGTTGCCATCAGATGCATCGAACTTTAAGTTCTGAAGATCATAAAATCGCTTATAATTTGGTGTAGCTGAAAAAGTACATGCCAAAtgaacttttctttttcttttctatcaaGTTTTAGGAAAAGCAAGCAGAAGTGCTTGTAATGACACCCCAATAGTGGAAAGTATAATAGCATTCTTCATTTTCTCCCCcttgatttttgttttaaacATTTTTGGATTCTTTCAGCAATAATCTTGTGCTGTGGTATAGTACATGAATATATCCTCGAGCACGGGGCGTGTGAAGTAgatggaatattttttttgaagtaattcACTCAATGTGATATCGAGCTCTCTAAATTACTATACACTTTGAAGCTTAGTTGCACAAAGCGGGAGCGGGATCAGGGGCGGAGGCAGGGGAGCAGAGGATCACAGAAGCTCCTTGTTTGGGAGCGCTGGGGAGAGCGTTTAGGTATGTTATAAAAATATACTTAAATGGTACACAAGTAAATTTACTAATTCGCTATTCATGTCGATTACAAATATTGTTTTAGCAAATATAGGTAAAATTTTGTTTATGCTAAGTACTTGAGCGAATTTGAGCTACTATTTTTCTATTATCCTATCATCGTATCATATTTTCTCTTACTTGGTATCTTGTACTTTAGTTTCTTTTGGGATGAACATGCCTAAGAGGTTCTATAATCTATCCTAGTTGGGAGCGGGCTACTTTCTCAATGGGAGCGAGGTTACTAGGAGAGTCTGAGGAGTGCGGGAGCGAGGTTCAGAGGTGGATTCACCACATGGATAggaggttcctgcaactaagctTGGAAGTACTGCATGACTATACTAAAAGTACTGTGTAAAAGAATCGTATTGCAGCAAGACTGGTAATAGTGATTGACATCATGGTTCCATAAGCATTTTCTATGATTTCGTGTCTTATGTCTTGCTAATACTTGCTTTCAAGCCTGATCTATGGATCATAAAGAGGACTTAGGCATGTTTAAAGTCTGTAATTGCATGCTTGAGCTGAAGAATTTGAATCGGGTGACCTGGACTTTGTataggttttgaattttttgggggGTATTATTAAGATTTCCTGATTATTCTATTCTTATGTGACAGAAATTGCACTTGCGAGTTGTGGGAATATGCGATAGTAAAACGTTACTCGTTCCATTGGATGTGTTCACCATGGAGTTAGATGATGCCTTTCTTCTTGAAGTTTGTCAGGCCAAGTTGAAAGGCTCTTCTCTGCTGACAGTTAGTAATTCAGgtaattccatttttttttttgccgttcgAGAAAGGAGGGAGGGGGGTTGTTATGTATGTATAATCTTATGAGTGTGGATACTAATACATGACTTATTGATTTAATTTCATCAAAGAATTTTTCAAGGAGTTAAATTTCCCCCCTGATCTTTGACCTTTCTTGTAAGCATGGTAATTGGTCTTTCATGAATCGATATATGATTATACTGAAAAAATCCCTCATAAAAGCTCAAACTAGGGCTCTTGGCTGTTCAAATCTCATCAACTTGCTTACACGTCTTGTTATCTTATTGTTACTTGGACAGGTCAACATAAGGTGTTTTCGAACCCAGAAAGTATGGGAAAAATCATCGACATTGCAGCCCTTCTGGCTAGATCCACAGGTTTGTACAAATCTGAGCTGAAATGTAGGCTTCTTCTCTGTGTGCTTGAGGGCAAACTTTTGGATGGTGTTTGGAGGAATATTTGTGGCATAGCAGTTTATCTTCCCAGCATACCTTGCATATTTTTATCCACTATTTTGTTTCCAGCTGAAGGAATTGTTTATCGAACGAGGTTATTAGTTCCATATCCATTGAACTAAAGATTATTGCAACAGGTTTGACAGTCATTGACTGCTCTGCCAGTTCTGATACTACCGGAGTGCTCAGCCGAGTGGCAGAGTTGGGTTGTTGTGTTGTGATGGCCAATAAGAAGCCTCTTAGTTCTTCTATGGTAACTAACTATTTATGAACACCAGCATCTCTGTTTGTAACAGAAGCATTCGATGTTGTTTTGTAATAAAGCAAACACTATTATGTTGTTGATTGTGCTCCTTACATATCACCATGACGAATTGTGGGGAAGAATTCCTTAAAATGGTTGTTCTGCTAACTTTTCTATCTTGTGGATACCCGGTAACTCAGTGAGCTTTCATTGAAAGTTATACTTTTTATTGGCTTGCAGGAGGATTATGAGAAATTGCTTGCATGCCCACGTCGCATTCGACATGAGTCAACTGTAAGTGTGCCAatgtccccccccccccacccttCCCCCGCCGATGCTGTTAGAAATCTCTTCTAACAATagattcttgtttttgtttctcaccTTTGAACATTGCCAGGCTTGGTGTCCTAAATTGGTAATTCTGTTGACAACTTGTGCTATATCCAAATAGATTACTACATTCTTGCGTCGATGATTCCAAACCGGTTAAAGATTTTGAGGTCTCTCTAACGTAGCTTTAAAATACCATCTTCTATGCTTTTTGACTATGTGAAGATGGGTCTACTAAAATTAGCAGAAAAACAGTTCTGAATGTCTTCAAGATAACTAGTTGAATTTCTGTAGATTTTTTCGACTTCCTTGGCCATCAAACGGTTAATAATGGTTTTACTGAAAGTGGTGGTGGTACTTGGAAGGTGATTTTTTAACAAATTGGAAACCTCTTTTTTGGACTGTTTTGTTTAATATAAGCTTCTCTAAGTAGCTTTGGCGTACTAGTTGCTTCATCTGGGAAAGAGCAATTATCCTGTGTACATATTTCTCCAAAACCTGCTGGCTTCTCCTGTTACTTCAGATATATCAgagttttttctgtttttgttcaTAAAAATCTCGGGTCAATAGGCTTATCATTTCCCATCATTTCATGCTATGGCAACTGTGACAGCACTTTCTAgtctcaattattactttctctgTTTATTTTGCTTTGACAGGTTGGTGCCGGCCTCCCTGTCATAGCATCCTTAAACCGGATGCTTTCATCTGGAGACTTGGTTCACTGTATTGTCGGGAGCTTAAGCGGTAGAAATActcatgttcttttttttgaaatcagtTTACATCTTCTTTACTCTGGCTTGCACATCTAGAACTTGTTTGTTTGCAGGTACACTGGGGTTTGTAATGAGCGAGGTAGAAGATGGAAAGCCGTTCAGCCAAGTTGTTAGATCTGCAAAAAATCTTGGTTACACTGAACCAGGTCTGGTAAATTGTAGTCCTGCATCAGTATATCTGATTAACAGATTTATAGTGTTCTTGGTTGAACAAGTACAACTAGGTAAAAAGTGATCCAAATCCTTGATTTCAAGATCAATTAGGGTGTCTCTCCttcccccaccccaccccaccttTCACTTTCATATTGACTgttttcttctaaaaaaaacCAACACGTTCTCCAGCCTCGTGTACCTCCGATATCCCATACGCCTGGGATATGGAAACGTCTCGGATACGTGTCTGACATGCCCTTTAATCGCTGTTGACCGTGtccccctttttttattttcatgtgTTTTCCTGACACGCAAGTACACTAGCAATTCTTCTCGGATATGTAGAAGAGGGCAGACACGTAATCGACAACAATCTCAATCGTTTCTAGATCCAGATCAAGAGTGCTGCTGCTAGGATTCTCATTGATGAGTCCATACCAGATTGCCTGCCGTAGATCGAAGAGACAAGGTGGAATATGCTGCTGCTATCGCTGTGCGCTGCTGCTTTAGGAGGTGTAGGGTCTGTAGTCAAATAAAAGAATACGGTGTTCGTGGGAACAGGGCTTGCATGGGCTGAAGTAATTATCCATTGGAGCTTATGGTGGCATGGACTTGGGAAATCAAATAGATGGCCATGCTCTGCGTGGGCTATTTTATGGATTGGGGATACAGATAGGCTAGCATGGACTTATGGTTATTTTAAGGCTATTAATTCAAAGCTTTTACAGGCTAATACATGCTTCCCAATTATTTTCTATGGGCTTGGTCTGCTGTCAACCTCATTAGGTGACATATGGAGCAATCATAGATCTCCATGCTCTCCTTTGTGGGTGAATCAATTGAGGCTTGCGCACATGGTGCCTCGGCCTCGAGGCTACGCACTTAGAGAACAAATGAAAGGTTTTCCCAAGTGCTCAATCAGATTACCTTGAGACACCCTTTGCTCATCAAGGCAACTCTTAGCCCAAGCTTGTAACCTTCTCCACTTTACATAATAATTAATATTAGTGGCATCCTTGGCCCTCTTGAGCAACTCTTTTGGCGAGTGTATCCTTCGTTTGTCTTTTCTTGTCTTTTCACAAAGTGGCATCCTCACCCTTGCCGTGGTACTTATGCTTGATTGTCCCTTGGCTCAATGCATGGATCTAGCTGCTCCATTGACGGAGTGCACATCTCAAATATATGACACATTCTCTCCAAAAGGAACCTTGTATACTATCATGCCAACCCAAGTTATAAACATGCATACAAATcttgtaaaaagtaaaacaaccACCAATTATCAATGAAGGGAATAAAAGACTACTCTTGCAAAGAGTTCAGGAAATGGAATCATGTTGTATACAGTCAGTACCTCGTACTATGTCATGAACCGTAGATCTGAACATCTCTCCACAACCTCGACTTCTCCAAGTTCGgtttccctctttctctcacttgGAACAAACACACAAGGGGGTGGGGGAAAGGCTTCTTGAGTGTGGGAGTTTAGGTATTTATGGGGAAAGGCTAGGATTAATTGTTGCTCACCATGCAAAATCAAAGGCTAGGATCAAGTGCTGATCAGCTAGCAAAATGGACGGTTGGGATTCAAAAAGAATGAATGGCTAAGTTCAAGTATAAAGTCAAAAAGTGTAAAAACAAGGAATTGTTAAGGACAAgatccggaaaaaaaaaaaatgctattatTGAATTCTGGCTAATATTGCCTATGACAATGAAATATTAAATTGCCTTTATTTGTTGGATAACGAACTTGGAAAACTGTCTATATCAATGGCATCTAAATTCTAAACACCCTTTGACCAACTTGTTATCATTTAATGAAGGTTCTGCTGCAAGATTTTCTTGAAATTGGAAGAGAACCTTACttttcaataaaagaaaaacttattttggaacttatATTTTTTAACAGATCCTCGTGACGATCTCAGCGGGATGGATGTAGCAAGAAAGGTATGGTTGTTCTGAGTATATATTTAGAGGGAGACTCCATGCCATCCTTCCTTAAGTTTCTTACCTGTAGCTGAGCGGAAACTAATTTCAAGGAAGTATTCCATCAGAGGGATACGTAATAACATATGGATACAATTAGTTGAACTTGTGCAGAAGCATTAGTTCTATTTATTACAACTGTCATAACTATGTACTCTGTAGGAGTTCTGGCATATAAACAAATAGTATGGTTGGTGGCATTCTAGAAAATCAAATCTTCTATTTCTTTCCTGTTTCGGTTATATCAAATATGAAGCAATCTGGAAACTGTTTGGAGTGACCATAACCTTGAAGTTGTTAACATGTAAATTCGAAGACTTTCTCTTGTGCACAGATAGTTTCCGTTACTAACTAAACAAAGCCAAACCAAGTCTTGTACTCTTGTGTCTGAATCAGttgttggctacatgaatccttttcgTGATCTCAAGGGGCATATGTCCAGTTAAATTTGTTAGATACAATTTTTTTACCACAACATACCATGTCAACTCACTCGTAGCTTTATTGGTAATTCAAGTTAGTATCCAACTATACAGGGTCTCACTCTTCTAAGGAAACTTTATCATACTACTAGAAGTAGATGATGAAAAGCTGAAGAAGTGTGTTATGTAGGCTTATTTTGATATAGTTTATATTTGCAGCCTGTATTGATCAATAAGGTGTTTCCTATAATTGAAAACAGGCTTTGATCCTTGCTCGACTTCTTGGTAAGCGGATTGTCTTGAACGACATCAAGGTTGGGGAATGTgatgatgcttttttttttcatcaactTCCAGATCAGGTACGATCAGATTTACACCGATGAAATTACTGCTTCAATGTGTAGGTTGAAAGCTTATATCCTGAAGAAATGGGACCAAGTACAATGTCTATTGCATCTTTTTTGGAGAATGGCCTTCCACTGCTTGATAAAGGCATCCAAGAGAGGGTTGAAAAGGCTTCTTCAAATGGCAATGTGCTTCGTTATGTTTGCTTGATTGATGACTTAAGGTACTCTTCTAGTTCGTTTGCAATCAAGGTCTTGTGAGTTTGATATATGGTAGAGAATGTTTGTGTCTTTTACGAGGCATATCATCTGATTTGTGGACGATAGCAAGAGGAGAAACAAGTATTAGTAAAACCAAGTTTCATCAGAGGATGACTGCCACGAATAGTATACCGGCTGTCAGACGGATCATGGTCCTCAGAAGCAGTTTGAGGGGCAGAAGAGCTGGGAGGTGGCTGCAAAGAAGCTGCACGACGACGAGAGTAGACTAaaggaggagggaggagagtAGACCTAGAGGTAGCAGGCAGTATATTAAACACTTCTAGAATAGCGATATAGTCCTCAACTTGCATATTTGAAGGGAATAGATTAATGTTTATCAAATCCTCTTTGGCTACAGTCACAGTTTTGGGGGAAAGGGAAAAATATGGTAGATGCTTAAGGAAGATAAGATGTCAAGACACCTACAACTTTTTGGTCACTATATCACAACGTTAGCcttttttattaatataataTGACAATATGAGCCCAAAGTTTAGAGCGGTCCCTCTTTAGGAGAAGGACAAAGCAAGCTGAACTGAACGCACAGGGAAAGGAATATTCAGGAACTTAACCAAAGAAACCGTCATATGGAGAACAGGAGAAGCATCGGAGAGAAGATTAGTGGGCATCCAATTCGAAAGATGAGCTGCTGTGAACACAATTTTCCCCCGAAAACATAGAAGTACTAGAAGATCA
The sequence above is a segment of the Rhododendron vialii isolate Sample 1 chromosome 13a, ASM3025357v1 genome. Coding sequences within it:
- the LOC131312491 gene encoding uncharacterized protein LOC131312491 isoform X2 yields the protein MSVGYDSGLDTTTVKSRSNQAVAIEETLNRNPEPLAFVKNEEEKRVAAQQAKTTAMTSREQTMKNIPLLLIGCGGVGRQLLQHIVSCRSIHAKQKLHLRVVGICDSKTLLVPLDVFTMELDDAFLLEVCQAKLKGSSLLTVSNSGQHKVFSNPESMGKIIDIAALLARSTGLTVIDCSASSDTTGVLSRVAELGCCVVMANKKPLSSSMEDYEKLLACPRRIRHESTVGAGLPVIASLNRMLSSGDLVHCIVGSLSGTLGFVMSEVEDGKPFSQVVRSAKNLGYTEPDPRDDLSGMDVARKALILARLLGKRIVLNDIKVESLYPEEMGPSTMSIASFLENGLPLLDKGIQERVEKASSNGNVLRYVCLIDDLRCEVGIQELPKDTPLGRLRGSDNVEVT
- the LOC131312491 gene encoding homoserine dehydrogenase isoform X1, which translates into the protein MSVGYDSGLDTTTVKSRSNQAVAIEETLNRNPEPLAFVKNEEEKRVAAQQAKTTAMTSREQTMKNIPLLLIGCGGVGRQLLQHIVSCRSIHAKQKLHLRVVGICDSKTLLVPLDVFTMELDDAFLLEVCQAKLKGSSLLTVSNSGQHKVFSNPESMGKIIDIAALLARSTGLTVIDCSASSDTTGVLSRVAELGCCVVMANKKPLSSSMEDYEKLLACPRRIRHESTVGAGLPVIASLNRMLSSGDLVHCIVGSLSGTLGFVMSEVEDGKPFSQVVRSAKNLGYTEPDPRDDLSGMDVARKALILARLLGKRIVLNDIKVESLYPEEMGPSTMSIASFLENGLPLLDKGIQERVEKASSNGNVLRYVCLIDDLRCEVGIQELPKDTPLGRLRGSDNVLEISSRCYNQQPLVIQGAGAGNDTTAAGVLADVFDVQDLFH